In a single window of the Necator americanus strain Aroian chromosome X, whole genome shotgun sequence genome:
- a CDS encoding hypothetical protein (NECATOR_CHRX.G21471.T1) — protein MSLLLLFLLGCLGLTSARHPAYLPDNWKTAAYDGDQEEDNSKRLPDVISITEYRLKIQPYYPAPGIQYDKKRNLTFDGTVEMSVLIKKPTTEITLNAANLNISSVELSDFLHREVKIKSKSVDERKEFLTIVLEKQPTVGSLLILKIMYTGLINYYNDGGLYYTTHQQPNGETLWMIATQLAVYWARTVFPCMDEPAYKAVYRLDLIYPSSHVALANMKETAAVDLRNGWSKISFPATPIMSTYLVAFAVGPFVSHDVINRDGTLVRSWGWTGQENFLQFSAETAAECLYQMGQYTNIKFPLEKCDNLGLPEFLAGAMENFGLIVYKSEIIALNPDTITTIEKIESAYIICHEVAHQWFGNLVTTHWWDDLFLNEGTATYFSKIMMAAAFPKEASYVDAVTVRRDREKALRADAGAFVHPLVAPDGPYFDLITYEKGGILFRMLSDVMGSEVLRNGFQRYLRTHQYSTASHRDLFSSLTEATEEAGVYGWCGLLNVTHFMDSYVHQTGFPLINVSVDEDGLNLSQEPFTEKTNEIPSMWNNEWIVPVRTAGYDSPKRRIHWVAPGKETNECYERSVNKWHIVSYASATYGRVFYDDDSLKSLLKKMRTDDVPVGVKIALIGDELAFIQRLQKKNQPYSYDRLLNILTTVLNTPSKEEPSAELVDVVVQQLEFFANLLRDSIDEPLVNRLISKAIGKIYSEEIWEAPSTWNMDVLKDVFLPYAVKYDLGDSRKKAGEIFSKIFENCNTAQNGSSWCSNVQNDVHRAAYCGAAKNDVKLGTNFASLMFLYKGEVKTNPYFNQEYYALLEGMACTERPVQLKKLIKMALISEVDYPMVFRWLKTNPAASEALLLYLNSKPEQVLNFDGLRLYLDAMTYGWKSKARLQQFINLEESLLPKISEKNKVVFDEIRKRIKKDVEWSEKYLPSITKWMYDNLVIVKKGPWKKRLPGIIVPTRYDLEITPYIPGSAKYLFSRNMTFDGKVTMTFTVTQETSEIVVNAHRLVIDPGNIVVKDNQNTNIEVNTAEVEKDYENGILTIPLASKLTPNTVYFLSISYSGFISNKQHHGVYSNYNFQEYRGKQGWIFSTDFEGTPGSRSLMISCDEPSYKAIFNISVHHSADMTVLSNMLDKGTTLTKDGWAVTKFRETPKMSSHMVAICVGHFSSISSISNTGVIVRAFSWTGMEVYADFSLEIMAGTVDYLSNYFNYKFPLKKLDLLALPYFPIRDESANWGLILANYKNLLTDMDYAEPKTLRKVALTVAHEVVHQWFGNMLTIKWWSDIFLTEGLAGYFASHAVNSVVTPKHRGYIIDHYQFESTSIALKDDCKRRSARPLISDEGLFTTKVMKKGNALINLLSNTIPEKTFQKGIRNFIAKNANGNPAPEDLWNSLSEACAEDHIDGWDKQDLNVSELMKAWTTEISFPILKVSTSKEGRVTYRQESCLGGDTTWNIPVYSGTAGKDLQQLNWFIGKDGTSPVWTQNSPLTRLDNVRGSSFIRMYYDTNTMESLLDSARITRAAVTQGTILSDAWFFVSKGNYTWPQFLDIAHAIRLDHDLIPWSVREEYFEKLYHYFRFHKEFPKVENYLISSAKGLSNRVGYPITIASIDRNAPWDQRTFVAHLNEWMCRLNDRQCLEKANTEFNEFLVTCAYSNYGTAHCSPVNPEFRRTMYCYGIRQNPKAENILYSLYEDITKNELYFDRDADNLLYSLSCQNNEKELKKYIQKALIGELPKEILSYIAMNDNTGTVLFNYFVNNVDKILSSDVEFSYYINAMTSDWSSENQQTELMYFQDEEIYESLNKEQQQSWELAVQKVNETLTWFHTNAPGILDWIDKHREK, from the exons GATGTCTCGGCTTAACATCTGCTCGTCATCCAGCATATCTTCCTGATAACTGGAAGACAGCTGCTTATGATGG AGATCAAGAAGAGGATAATTCGAAAAGACTACCAGATGTTATATCTATAACAGAATATCGTTTAAAGATCCAACCTTACTATCCAGCTCCCGGTATCCAGTATGATAAGA aaagaaaCCTAACATTCGACGGTACAGTGGAAATGTCTGTGCTCATTAAGAAACCTACAACAGAAATTACTCTAAACGCAGCTAATCTCAATATTTCCTCGGTGGAACTTAGCGATTTTCTTCACCGGGAGGTTAAAATAAAGTCGAAAA GTGtagatgaaaggaaagaatttcTCACAATAGTCCTTGAAAAACAGCCAACTGTAGGATCACtacttattttgaaaattatgtaTACTGgtttaataaattattataatgACGGTGGTCTCTATTATACAACACATCAACAGCCAAATGGTGAAACACT TTGGATGATTGCCACCCAGTTAGCAGTCTATTGGGCACGAACAGTTTTCCCATGCATGGATGAGCCAGCATACAAGGCG GTATACCGTTTGGATCTCATTTATCCATCATCTCATGTGGCTCTAGCGAACATGAAAGAAACTGCAGCCGTTGATTTGAG GAATGGTTggtcaaaaatttccttcccTGCAACGCCGATCATGTCAACATATTTGGTTGCGTTTGCCGTTGGTCCATTTGtttcgcatgatgtcatcaACAGGGATGGTACCTTG GTTCGCAGTTGGGGATGGACAGGTCAGGAGAATTTCTTACAATTTTCGGCTGAAACTGCTGCAGAATGTCTTTACCAGATGGGACAGTATACGAACATCAAATTCCCATTAGAAAAATGCG ATAATCTCGGTCTTCCGGAATTCCTTGCTGGAGCAATGGAGAATTTTGGTCTTATAGTCTACAAATCTGAAATCATAGCGCTTAACCCTGAC aCAATAACAACGATAGAGAAAATAGAATCAGCGTATATCATTTGTCATGAAGTGGCTCATCAG TGGTTTGGGAACCTTGTCACAACACATTGGTGGGATGATTTATTCCTGAATGAAGGAACAGCAACATATTTCTCCAAAATAATGATGGCTGCTGCATTCCCTAAAGAGGCATCATACGTT gatGCTGTAACGGTGAGAAGAGACCGTGAAAAGGCATTAAGAGCTGATGCTGGCGCATTTGTGCATCCACTGGTAGCGCCAGACGGGCCGTATTTTGATT TGATTACATACGAAAAGGGAGGAATACTGTTCAGAATGTTATCGGATGTAATGGGTTCAGAAGTACTTCGAAACGGTTTTCAACGATATCTTCGAACTCATCAGTACAGTACCGCTTCACATAGGGACCTATTCTCATCCTTGACTGAA gCTACCGAAGAAGCTGGTGTATATGGTTGGTGTGGACTGTTGAATGTAACTCACTTCATGGATTCCTATGTCCATCAGACTGGTTTCCCATTGATAAATGTTAGTGTTGATGAAGATGGTCTCAATTTGTCACAGGAGCCGTTCACCG AAAAAACTAATGAGATACCTTCAATGTGGAATAATGAATGGATTGTACCGGTTCGAACAGCCGGCTATGATTCTCCAAAGCGAAGAATTCATTGGGTGGCACCTGGAAAAG aaacaaatgaatgttATGAAAGGTCCGTGAATAAATGGCATATTGTCTCCTATGCTTCTGCAACTTATGGAAG aGTTTTCTACGATGACGATAGCCTTAAAtcactcctgaaaaaaatgcgTACGGATGATGTACCAGTAGGAGTAAAAATAGCACTAATTGGAGACGAATTAGCTTTCATCCA acgtcttcaaaaaaagaatcaaccTTACTCCTATGATCGTCTTCTCAACATTCTTACAACTGTTCTAAACACCCCATCCAAGGAAGAACCATCAGCTGAACTTGTGGATGTCGTTGTACAACAACTCGAGTTCTTTGCTAATCTTCTACGAGACAGTATCGATGAGCCGTTGGTTAAT AGACTAATCTCAAAAGCTATTGGGAAAATCTACAGTGAGGAAATTTGGGAAGCACCATCGACTTGGAACATGGA CGTATTGAAGGACGTATTTTTACCGTACGCAGTAAAGTACGATTTGGGCGATTCCCGAAAAAAAGCCGGCGagattttcagcaaaatttttgagaactgTAATACGGCACAGAATGGAAGTTCATGGTGCAGCAA TGTACAAAACGATGTTCATCGTGCGGCATACTGTGGTGCAGCAAAGAACGATGTGAAATTAGGAACAAACTTTGCGAGTCTAATGTTCCTCTATAAAGGAGAAGTGAAAACAAATCCATATTTTAATCAGGAATACTATGCATTACTGGAAGGCATGGCATGCACTGAACGTCCTGTTCAGTTGAAGAA attgATCAAAATGGCGCTAATTTCGGAGGTTGATTACCCAATGGTATTCAGATGGCTGAAAACGAATCCAGCTGCATCAGAGGCTTTACTTCTTTACCTGAAT TCGAAACCGGAACAAGTGCTTAATTTCGATGGACTACGTTTATATCTCGACGCAATGACATACGGATGGAAATCGAAAGCAAGGCTACAGCAG TTTATCAATCTGGAAGAGTCTCTTTTGCCTAAAATAAGCGAGAAGAATAAGGTAGTCTTTGATGAGAttaggaaaagaataaagaaagatgTGGAATGGTCCGAGAAGTATTTGCCATCCATAACAAAGTGGATGTACGACAACTTGGTGATCGTCAAGAAAGGACCATGGAAAAAGAG acTTCCTGGCATAATTGTACCAACTCGATATGACCTCGAAATTACCCCATATATACCAGGATCGGCAAAATATCTATTTTCCAGGAATATGACGTTCGATGGCAAAGTTACG ATGACTTTCACGGTAACGCAAGAAACCTCAGAAATCGTTGTAAATGCTCATCGGCTTGTTATAGATCCAGGAAATATCGTAGTAAAGGACAatcaaaatacaaatatag AAGTAAACACAGCTGAAGTGGAAAAAGACTACGAAAATGGAATACTTACTATACCACTTGCAAGCAAGCTTACTCCTAATACCGTATACTTCTTGTCAATTTCTTATTCCGGTTTTATCTCTAACAAACAGCATCATGGTGTATATAGCAACTACAACTTCCAGGAATACAGAGGAAAACAGGG GTGGATCTTTAGCACGGATTTCGAGGGTACTCCAGGTTCTCGGTCCTTGATGATAAGCTGCGATGAGCCTTCCTATAAAGCCATATTTAAC atctcGGTTCATCATTCTGCTGACATGACAGTTTTATCGAATATGCTTGACAAAGGTACCACTTTAACAAAAGACGGATGGGCAGTGACGAAATTCCGCGAAACCCCTAAGATG TCTTCTCATATGGTAGCAATTTGTGTTGGACATTTCTCATCGATATCCAGCATATCGAATACTGGAGTAATAGTAAGAGCATTTTCATGGACAGGTATGGAAGTTTACGCGGATTTCTCTCTAGAG ATCATGGCTGGAACTGTCGACTATCTGAGCAATTACTTCAATTATAAGTTCCCGCTTAAGAAACTCG ACCTTCTTGCTCTTCCATATTTCCCTATAAGAGACGAGTCAGCGAACTGGGGTCTGATCCTAGCAAA TTACAAAAACCTATTAACGGATATGGATTATGCTGAGCCGAAAACGTTAAGGAAGGTTGCACTGACAGTAGCCCATGAAGTTGTACATCAG TGGTTTGGAAATATGCTTACGATAAAGTGGTGGTCCGATATTTTCCTTACCGAAGGTCTTGCCGGATATTTTGCATCTCATGCGGTGAATTCCGTAGTAACACCGAAACATCGAGGATACATAATA GATCATTATCAGTTTGAATCCACATCGATTGCATTGAAAGACGATTGTAAGAGACGGTCAGCTAGGCCCCTAATCTCGGATGAAGGTCTGTTCACGACGAAGGTCATGAAGAAG GGAAACGCACTCATAAATCTTCTTTCAAATACCATTCCGGAGAAAACTTTCCAGAAAGGGATTCGTAACTTTATCGCTAAGAATGCAAATGGGAATCCAGCTCCAGAAGATTTGTGGAATTCATTATCCGAG GCTTGTGCTGAGGACCATATAGATGGATGGGACAAGCAAGATTTGAATGTGTCCGAGTTAATGAAGGCATGGACGACGGAG ATCTCTTTCCCTATATTGAAAGTATCCACTTCGAAGGAGGGCCGGGTCACTTATCGTCAGGAATCGTGTCTTGGCGGTGATACAACATGGAATATTCCTGTATATAGTGGAACAGCAGGGAAAGATCTTCAAC AGCTTAACTGGTTTATTGGGAAGGACGGCACATCACCGGTATGGACGCAAAATTCACCTCTAACCCGTCTGGATAATGTTCGAGGAAGT TCATTTATACGAATGTATTACGATACAAATACAATGGAATCACTACTAGATAGTGCACGTATTACACGTGCGGCTGTCACACAAGGAACGATACTCAGCGATGCGTGGTTCTTTGTCTC CAAAGGCAATTATACATGGCCTCAATTCCTGGATATTGCTCATGCCATTAGGTTGGACCATGATTTAATCCCATGGTCTGTACGTGAAGAGTATTTCGAGAAATTATATCATTATTTCCGTTTCCACAAAGAATTCCCGAAAGTAGAG aattatttaatttcatcAGCAAAAGGGTTATCTAACCGTGTTGGTTATCCTATTACTATTGCTTCTATAGATCGAAATGCACCATGGGATCAACG aacatttgTAGCTCACCTTAATGAATGGATGTGTCGTCTGAATGATCGTCAGTGTTTAGAAAAAGCTAATACAGAATTCAATGAATTTCTTGTCACATGTGCTTATTCGAACTATGGGACCGCTCACTGTTCACC AGTGAATCCTGAATTCCGAAGAACAATGTATTGTTATGGTATCAGACAGAATCCTAAAGCTGAGAACATTTTGTACTCATTGTATGAGGATATTACGAAAAATGAGTTATATTTTGATCGTGATGCAGACAATCTACTGTATTCTTTGTCTTGTCAAAATAATGAGAAGGAACTAAAAAA ATACATTCAAAAAGCGCTTATTGGCGAGCTTCCAAAAGAAATTCTATCATACATTGCTATGAACGATAATACTGGAACAGTATTATTCAATTACTTTGTAAACAATGTGGATAAG ATCCTCAGCAGTGATGTTGAGTTCAGCTACTATATTAATGCCATGACATCCGACTGGTCCAGTGAAAATCAGCAAACTGAG TTGATGTATTTCCAAGACGAGGAGATCTACGAATCCCTGAATAAGGAACAACAACAGAGTTGGGAATTAGCTGTTCAAAAAGTTAACGAAACTCTAACGTGGTTTCACACGAATGCGCCAGGAATACTGGATTGGATCGATAAGCACAGGGAAAAATGA
- a CDS encoding hypothetical protein (NECATOR_CHRX.G21471.T2) has protein sequence MSLLLLFLLGCLGLTSARHPAYLPDNWKTAAYDGDQEEDNSKRLPDVISITEYRLKIQPYYPAPGIQYDKKRNLTFDGTVEMSVLIKKPTTEITLNAANLNISSVELSDFLHREVKIKSKSVDERKEFLTIVLEKQPTVGSLLILKIMYTGLINYYNDGGLYYTTHQQPNGETLWMIATQLAVYWARTVFPCMDEPAYKAVYRLDLIYPSSHVALANMKETAAVDLRNGWSKISFPATPIMSTYLVAFAVGPFVSHDVINRDGTLVRSWGWTGQENFLQFSAETAAECLYQMGQYTNIKFPLEKCDNLGLPEFLAGAMENFGLIVYKSEIIALNPDTITTIEKIESAYIICHEVAHQWFGNLVTTHWWDDLFLNEGTATYFSKIMMAAAFPKEASYVDAVTVRRDREKALRADAGAFVHPLVAPDGPYFDLITYEKGGILFRMLSDVMGSEVLRNGFQRYLRTHQYSTASHRDLFSSLTEATEEAGVYGWCGLLNVTHFMDSYVHQTGFPLINVSVDEDGLNLSQEPFTEKTNEIPSMWNNEWIVPVRTAGYDSPKRRIHWVAPGKETNECYERSVNKWHIVSYASATYGRVFYDDDSLKSLLKKMRTDDVPVGVKIALIGDELAFIQRLQKKNQPYSYDRLLNILTTVLNTPSKEEPSAELVDVVVQQLEFFANLLRDSIDEPLVNRLISKAIGKIYSEEIWEAPSTWNMDVLKDVFLPYAVKYDLGDSRKKAGEIFSKIFENCNTAQNGSSWCSNVQNDVHRAAYCGAAKNDVKLGTNFEYYALLEGMACTERPVQLKKLIKMALISEVDYPMVFRWLKTNPAASEALLLYLNSKPEQVLNFDGLRLYLDAMTYGWKSKARLQQFINLEESLLPKISEKNKVVFDEIRKRIKKDVEWSEKYLPSITKWMYDNLVIVKKGPWKKRLPGIIVPTRYDLEITPYIPGSAKYLFSRNMTFDGKVTMTFTVTQETSEIVVNAHRLVIDPGNIVVKDNQNTNIEVNTAEVEKDYENGILTIPLASKLTPNTVYFLSISYSGFISNKQHHGVYSNYNFQEYRGKQGWIFSTDFEGTPGSRSLMISCDEPSYKAIFNISVHHSADMTVLSNMLDKGTTLTKDGWAVTKFRETPKMSSHMVAICVGHFSSISSISNTGVIVRAFSWTGMEVYADFSLEIMAGTVDYLSNYFNYKFPLKKLDLLALPYFPIRDESANWGLILANYKNLLTDMDYAEPKTLRKVALTVAHEVVHQWFGNMLTIKWWSDIFLTEGLAGYFASHAVNSVVTPKHRGYIIDHYQFESTSIALKDDCKRRSARPLISDEGLFTTKVMKKGNALINLLSNTIPEKTFQKGIRNFIAKNANGNPAPEDLWNSLSEACAEDHIDGWDKQDLNVSELMKAWTTEISFPILKVSTSKEGRVTYRQESCLGGDTTWNIPVYSGTAGKDLQQLNWFIGKDGTSPVWTQNSPLTRLDNVRGSSFIRMYYDTNTMESLLDSARITRAAVTQGTILSDAWFFVSKGNYTWPQFLDIAHAIRLDHDLIPWSVREEYFEKLYHYFRFHKEFPKVENYLISSAKGLSNRVGYPITIASIDRNAPWDQRTFVAHLNEWMCRLNDRQCLEKANTEFNEFLVTCAYSNYGTAHCSPVNPEFRRTMYCYGIRQNPKAENILYSLYEDITKNELYFDRDADNLLYSLSCQNNEKELKKYIQKALIGELPKEILSYIAMNDNTGTVLFNYFVNNVDKILSSDVEFSYYINAMTSDWSSENQQTELMYFQDEEIYESLNKEQQQSWELAVQKVNETLTWFHTNAPGILDWIDKHREK, from the exons GATGTCTCGGCTTAACATCTGCTCGTCATCCAGCATATCTTCCTGATAACTGGAAGACAGCTGCTTATGATGG AGATCAAGAAGAGGATAATTCGAAAAGACTACCAGATGTTATATCTATAACAGAATATCGTTTAAAGATCCAACCTTACTATCCAGCTCCCGGTATCCAGTATGATAAGA aaagaaaCCTAACATTCGACGGTACAGTGGAAATGTCTGTGCTCATTAAGAAACCTACAACAGAAATTACTCTAAACGCAGCTAATCTCAATATTTCCTCGGTGGAACTTAGCGATTTTCTTCACCGGGAGGTTAAAATAAAGTCGAAAA GTGtagatgaaaggaaagaatttcTCACAATAGTCCTTGAAAAACAGCCAACTGTAGGATCACtacttattttgaaaattatgtaTACTGgtttaataaattattataatgACGGTGGTCTCTATTATACAACACATCAACAGCCAAATGGTGAAACACT TTGGATGATTGCCACCCAGTTAGCAGTCTATTGGGCACGAACAGTTTTCCCATGCATGGATGAGCCAGCATACAAGGCG GTATACCGTTTGGATCTCATTTATCCATCATCTCATGTGGCTCTAGCGAACATGAAAGAAACTGCAGCCGTTGATTTGAG GAATGGTTggtcaaaaatttccttcccTGCAACGCCGATCATGTCAACATATTTGGTTGCGTTTGCCGTTGGTCCATTTGtttcgcatgatgtcatcaACAGGGATGGTACCTTG GTTCGCAGTTGGGGATGGACAGGTCAGGAGAATTTCTTACAATTTTCGGCTGAAACTGCTGCAGAATGTCTTTACCAGATGGGACAGTATACGAACATCAAATTCCCATTAGAAAAATGCG ATAATCTCGGTCTTCCGGAATTCCTTGCTGGAGCAATGGAGAATTTTGGTCTTATAGTCTACAAATCTGAAATCATAGCGCTTAACCCTGAC aCAATAACAACGATAGAGAAAATAGAATCAGCGTATATCATTTGTCATGAAGTGGCTCATCAG TGGTTTGGGAACCTTGTCACAACACATTGGTGGGATGATTTATTCCTGAATGAAGGAACAGCAACATATTTCTCCAAAATAATGATGGCTGCTGCATTCCCTAAAGAGGCATCATACGTT gatGCTGTAACGGTGAGAAGAGACCGTGAAAAGGCATTAAGAGCTGATGCTGGCGCATTTGTGCATCCACTGGTAGCGCCAGACGGGCCGTATTTTGATT TGATTACATACGAAAAGGGAGGAATACTGTTCAGAATGTTATCGGATGTAATGGGTTCAGAAGTACTTCGAAACGGTTTTCAACGATATCTTCGAACTCATCAGTACAGTACCGCTTCACATAGGGACCTATTCTCATCCTTGACTGAA gCTACCGAAGAAGCTGGTGTATATGGTTGGTGTGGACTGTTGAATGTAACTCACTTCATGGATTCCTATGTCCATCAGACTGGTTTCCCATTGATAAATGTTAGTGTTGATGAAGATGGTCTCAATTTGTCACAGGAGCCGTTCACCG AAAAAACTAATGAGATACCTTCAATGTGGAATAATGAATGGATTGTACCGGTTCGAACAGCCGGCTATGATTCTCCAAAGCGAAGAATTCATTGGGTGGCACCTGGAAAAG aaacaaatgaatgttATGAAAGGTCCGTGAATAAATGGCATATTGTCTCCTATGCTTCTGCAACTTATGGAAG aGTTTTCTACGATGACGATAGCCTTAAAtcactcctgaaaaaaatgcgTACGGATGATGTACCAGTAGGAGTAAAAATAGCACTAATTGGAGACGAATTAGCTTTCATCCA acgtcttcaaaaaaagaatcaaccTTACTCCTATGATCGTCTTCTCAACATTCTTACAACTGTTCTAAACACCCCATCCAAGGAAGAACCATCAGCTGAACTTGTGGATGTCGTTGTACAACAACTCGAGTTCTTTGCTAATCTTCTACGAGACAGTATCGATGAGCCGTTGGTTAAT AGACTAATCTCAAAAGCTATTGGGAAAATCTACAGTGAGGAAATTTGGGAAGCACCATCGACTTGGAACATGGA CGTATTGAAGGACGTATTTTTACCGTACGCAGTAAAGTACGATTTGGGCGATTCCCGAAAAAAAGCCGGCGagattttcagcaaaatttttgagaactgTAATACGGCACAGAATGGAAGTTCATGGTGCAGCAA TGTACAAAACGATGTTCATCGTGCGGCATACTGTGGTGCAGCAAAGAACGATGTGAAATTAGGAACAAACTTT GAATACTATGCATTACTGGAAGGCATGGCATGCACTGAACGTCCTGTTCAGTTGAAGAA attgATCAAAATGGCGCTAATTTCGGAGGTTGATTACCCAATGGTATTCAGATGGCTGAAAACGAATCCAGCTGCATCAGAGGCTTTACTTCTTTACCTGAAT TCGAAACCGGAACAAGTGCTTAATTTCGATGGACTACGTTTATATCTCGACGCAATGACATACGGATGGAAATCGAAAGCAAGGCTACAGCAG TTTATCAATCTGGAAGAGTCTCTTTTGCCTAAAATAAGCGAGAAGAATAAGGTAGTCTTTGATGAGAttaggaaaagaataaagaaagatgTGGAATGGTCCGAGAAGTATTTGCCATCCATAACAAAGTGGATGTACGACAACTTGGTGATCGTCAAGAAAGGACCATGGAAAAAGAG acTTCCTGGCATAATTGTACCAACTCGATATGACCTCGAAATTACCCCATATATACCAGGATCGGCAAAATATCTATTTTCCAGGAATATGACGTTCGATGGCAAAGTTACG ATGACTTTCACGGTAACGCAAGAAACCTCAGAAATCGTTGTAAATGCTCATCGGCTTGTTATAGATCCAGGAAATATCGTAGTAAAGGACAatcaaaatacaaatatag AAGTAAACACAGCTGAAGTGGAAAAAGACTACGAAAATGGAATACTTACTATACCACTTGCAAGCAAGCTTACTCCTAATACCGTATACTTCTTGTCAATTTCTTATTCCGGTTTTATCTCTAACAAACAGCATCATGGTGTATATAGCAACTACAACTTCCAGGAATACAGAGGAAAACAGGG GTGGATCTTTAGCACGGATTTCGAGGGTACTCCAGGTTCTCGGTCCTTGATGATAAGCTGCGATGAGCCTTCCTATAAAGCCATATTTAAC atctcGGTTCATCATTCTGCTGACATGACAGTTTTATCGAATATGCTTGACAAAGGTACCACTTTAACAAAAGACGGATGGGCAGTGACGAAATTCCGCGAAACCCCTAAGATG TCTTCTCATATGGTAGCAATTTGTGTTGGACATTTCTCATCGATATCCAGCATATCGAATACTGGAGTAATAGTAAGAGCATTTTCATGGACAGGTATGGAAGTTTACGCGGATTTCTCTCTAGAG ATCATGGCTGGAACTGTCGACTATCTGAGCAATTACTTCAATTATAAGTTCCCGCTTAAGAAACTCG ACCTTCTTGCTCTTCCATATTTCCCTATAAGAGACGAGTCAGCGAACTGGGGTCTGATCCTAGCAAA TTACAAAAACCTATTAACGGATATGGATTATGCTGAGCCGAAAACGTTAAGGAAGGTTGCACTGACAGTAGCCCATGAAGTTGTACATCAG TGGTTTGGAAATATGCTTACGATAAAGTGGTGGTCCGATATTTTCCTTACCGAAGGTCTTGCCGGATATTTTGCATCTCATGCGGTGAATTCCGTAGTAACACCGAAACATCGAGGATACATAATA GATCATTATCAGTTTGAATCCACATCGATTGCATTGAAAGACGATTGTAAGAGACGGTCAGCTAGGCCCCTAATCTCGGATGAAGGTCTGTTCACGACGAAGGTCATGAAGAAG GGAAACGCACTCATAAATCTTCTTTCAAATACCATTCCGGAGAAAACTTTCCAGAAAGGGATTCGTAACTTTATCGCTAAGAATGCAAATGGGAATCCAGCTCCAGAAGATTTGTGGAATTCATTATCCGAG GCTTGTGCTGAGGACCATATAGATGGATGGGACAAGCAAGATTTGAATGTGTCCGAGTTAATGAAGGCATGGACGACGGAG ATCTCTTTCCCTATATTGAAAGTATCCACTTCGAAGGAGGGCCGGGTCACTTATCGTCAGGAATCGTGTCTTGGCGGTGATACAACATGGAATATTCCTGTATATAGTGGAACAGCAGGGAAAGATCTTCAAC AGCTTAACTGGTTTATTGGGAAGGACGGCACATCACCGGTATGGACGCAAAATTCACCTCTAACCCGTCTGGATAATGTTCGAGGAAGT TCATTTATACGAATGTATTACGATACAAATACAATGGAATCACTACTAGATAGTGCACGTATTACACGTGCGGCTGTCACACAAGGAACGATACTCAGCGATGCGTGGTTCTTTGTCTC CAAAGGCAATTATACATGGCCTCAATTCCTGGATATTGCTCATGCCATTAGGTTGGACCATGATTTAATCCCATGGTCTGTACGTGAAGAGTATTTCGAGAAATTATATCATTATTTCCGTTTCCACAAAGAATTCCCGAAAGTAGAG aattatttaatttcatcAGCAAAAGGGTTATCTAACCGTGTTGGTTATCCTATTACTATTGCTTCTATAGATCGAAATGCACCATGGGATCAACG aacatttgTAGCTCACCTTAATGAATGGATGTGTCGTCTGAATGATCGTCAGTGTTTAGAAAAAGCTAATACAGAATTCAATGAATTTCTTGTCACATGTGCTTATTCGAACTATGGGACCGCTCACTGTTCACC AGTGAATCCTGAATTCCGAAGAACAATGTATTGTTATGGTATCAGACAGAATCCTAAAGCTGAGAACATTTTGTACTCATTGTATGAGGATATTACGAAAAATGAGTTATATTTTGATCGTGATGCAGACAATCTACTGTATTCTTTGTCTTGTCAAAATAATGAGAAGGAACTAAAAAA ATACATTCAAAAAGCGCTTATTGGCGAGCTTCCAAAAGAAATTCTATCATACATTGCTATGAACGATAATACTGGAACAGTATTATTCAATTACTTTGTAAACAATGTGGATAAG ATCCTCAGCAGTGATGTTGAGTTCAGCTACTATATTAATGCCATGACATCCGACTGGTCCAGTGAAAATCAGCAAACTGAG TTGATGTATTTCCAAGACGAGGAGATCTACGAATCCCTGAATAAGGAACAACAACAGAGTTGGGAATTAGCTGTTCAAAAAGTTAACGAAACTCTAACGTGGTTTCACACGAATGCGCCAGGAATACTGGATTGGATCGATAAGCACAGGGAAAAATGA